In Opitutaceae bacterium TAV5, one genomic interval encodes:
- a CDS encoding urease accessory protein UreG gives MIPRHNLPAPPSSRPPRIGIGGPVGSGKTMLCLKLCQRLRERYSMAVVTNDIYTLEDAQFLQRQAALPAERIAGVETGGCPHTAIRDDTTMNEQAIRALEAKFPDLQLVLVESGGDNLSATFSPELVDAFIYVIDVAEGDKIPRKGGPAIRHSDLLIINKIDLAPLVGADLDVMARDAAAQRGPRPVVFCDLKREHNIEAVITWIEREVLFASRPAHRP, from the coding sequence ATGATTCCACGACACAACCTCCCTGCTCCACCTTCCTCCCGCCCTCCGCGCATCGGCATCGGCGGTCCCGTCGGCTCCGGCAAGACCATGCTCTGCCTCAAGCTCTGCCAGCGGCTGCGCGAGCGTTATTCGATGGCTGTCGTCACCAACGACATCTACACGCTCGAGGACGCGCAGTTTCTCCAGCGCCAGGCCGCGCTTCCCGCCGAACGTATCGCCGGAGTGGAGACAGGAGGCTGTCCGCACACCGCCATCCGCGACGACACCACGATGAACGAGCAGGCCATCCGCGCGCTGGAAGCGAAATTCCCCGACCTGCAACTCGTACTCGTCGAAAGCGGCGGCGACAATCTCTCGGCCACGTTTTCTCCCGAACTCGTGGACGCGTTCATCTACGTGATCGACGTCGCCGAGGGCGACAAGATCCCGCGCAAGGGCGGCCCGGCCATCCGCCACAGCGACCTGCTCATCATCAACAAGATCGACCTCGCCCCGCTCGTCGGCGCCGACCTCGACGTGATGGCACGCGACGCCGCCGCCCAGCGCGGCCCCCGCCCCGTCGTCTTCTGCGACCTGAAACGCGAGCACAACATCGAGGCCGTCATCACGTGGATCGAGCGCGAGGTGCTTTTTGCATCCCGCCCTGCGCACCGCCCATGA
- a CDS encoding urease accessory protein UreF, whose protein sequence is MLQATDSFYPTGSYAHSFGLEGLVQEHVVHNRETLREFLLHSVLPTLRQAELPLAAHAWRALDPAAPDWSRIGELCELSSALKTAREARTASENIGQQRAELAALLHGDTRPLAREYLDHAARNGWPHTPAVAAALEARILGAPPDAALSTLFYSTIAGLLAAAMKLLRIGQNGCQTLLAEMLGHTAATVAVALAVPLDGIGWFNPWLDIAAARHETADARLFIS, encoded by the coding sequence CTGCTCCAAGCCACCGACTCCTTCTACCCGACCGGCTCCTACGCCCATTCGTTCGGCCTCGAGGGGCTCGTCCAGGAACACGTGGTTCACAACCGCGAAACCCTCCGCGAGTTCCTCCTCCATTCCGTCCTGCCCACGCTCCGCCAGGCCGAACTCCCGCTCGCCGCGCATGCATGGCGCGCGCTCGACCCGGCCGCGCCCGACTGGTCGCGGATCGGCGAACTCTGCGAACTCTCGTCCGCGCTCAAAACCGCCCGCGAAGCCCGCACCGCCTCGGAAAACATCGGGCAACAACGCGCCGAACTCGCCGCCCTGCTGCACGGCGACACCCGCCCGCTCGCCCGCGAATACCTCGACCATGCCGCCCGCAACGGATGGCCACACACGCCCGCCGTCGCCGCCGCCCTCGAAGCCCGCATCCTCGGCGCGCCTCCCGATGCGGCGCTCTCCACCCTGTTTTATTCGACGATCGCCGGCCTGCTCGCCGCCGCGATGAAACTCCTGCGCATCGGCCAGAACGGCTGCCAGACGCTCCTCGCCGAAATGCTCGGGCACACCGCCGCCACCGTCGCCGTTGCGCTCGCCGTCCCTCTCGACGGCATCGGCTGGTTCAATCCCTGGCTCGACATCGCCGCCGCCCGGCACGAAACCGCCGACGCCCGGCTCTTCATCTCATGA
- a CDS encoding urease accessory protein UreD — protein MISGHLDLRAELSPVTGRTVLARQSFRAPFHLGKPYHDTATGTLIAQIVNPTAGILAGDELRSDISVGPGASLLVTTPAATRIFTTPARPADNDRAGASPPPRVAECRQRFAVESGGWLEFMPEPLVPHQHSRYRQFTEVDISAHAAGLLFGDFLMPGRIARGEAWAWDTLLLDLTIRVGNRLVLRERLDQTGAELRHLATLAGGGEGVCLGNLVLAAPILASGGASPDTDDAWTTALRQLHGHDGVWAGLSRLRLPGCWSLKLVAPDGQRLRSTLREIRRILSAVLPHTAADLRKL, from the coding sequence ATGATCAGCGGCCATCTCGATCTTCGCGCCGAACTTTCCCCCGTCACCGGTCGCACCGTGCTCGCGCGCCAGTCGTTTCGCGCGCCTTTTCACCTGGGCAAACCTTACCACGATACCGCCACCGGCACGCTCATTGCGCAGATCGTCAACCCCACCGCCGGCATTCTTGCGGGCGACGAACTCCGTTCGGACATCTCGGTCGGCCCCGGCGCGTCCCTCCTCGTCACCACGCCCGCCGCCACCCGCATTTTCACCACGCCCGCCCGCCCGGCCGACAACGACAGGGCCGGCGCCTCGCCGCCCCCTCGCGTTGCCGAGTGCCGGCAACGCTTCGCCGTCGAGTCCGGGGGCTGGCTCGAATTCATGCCGGAGCCGCTCGTCCCGCACCAGCACAGCCGTTATCGGCAGTTCACCGAAGTCGATATCTCCGCCCATGCCGCCGGTCTGCTTTTTGGAGATTTCCTCATGCCCGGCCGGATCGCCCGCGGCGAGGCGTGGGCATGGGATACCCTCCTGCTCGACCTGACCATCCGCGTCGGCAACCGCCTCGTGCTCCGCGAGCGGCTCGACCAGACAGGCGCCGAACTGCGCCACCTCGCCACGCTCGCCGGTGGCGGAGAGGGCGTTTGCCTCGGCAATCTCGTCCTCGCCGCCCCGATCCTTGCTTCCGGCGGGGCTTCCCCTGACACCGATGACGCCTGGACCACCGCCCTCCGCCAGCTCCACGGCCACGACGGCGTATGGGCGGGGCTCAGCCGCCTGCGCCTCCCCGGTTGCTGGAGCCTCAAGCTCGTGGCGCCCGACGGCCAGCGCCTCCGGTCCACGCTGCGCGAAATCCGCCGTATCCTCTCCGCCGTGCTCCCGCACACCGCCGCCGACCTGCGCAAGTTGTGA
- a CDS encoding urease accessory protein UreE, whose product MLHLIREPVPEPDPLLPEIPVRIDRLKLAKRLWRGVADDGAEFGCELPSPLRDGDTIFQTSSGRYVIRQEPEPVLEIALDIAPSAAAGIGWAIGNLHRELSAEASRLLTPDDTGTRQLLDRISVPFRETTAIFRPGRFVRGPGPARELGPSHQH is encoded by the coding sequence ATGTTGCACCTGATTCGTGAACCTGTTCCCGAACCCGATCCGCTGCTGCCGGAAATCCCGGTGCGCATCGACCGGCTGAAACTCGCCAAACGCCTCTGGCGCGGCGTGGCCGACGACGGCGCCGAATTCGGCTGCGAACTTCCCTCCCCGCTCCGCGACGGCGACACGATTTTCCAGACCAGCTCCGGCCGCTACGTCATCCGGCAAGAACCCGAACCCGTTCTCGAAATCGCTCTCGACATCGCCCCCTCCGCCGCCGCCGGCATCGGCTGGGCGATCGGCAACCTGCACAGGGAGCTCTCCGCCGAAGCCAGCCGCCTGCTCACGCCCGACGACACCGGCACCCGCCAGTTGCTCGACCGCATCAGCGTCCCGTTCCGGGAAACCACCGCCATATTCCGCCCCGGCCGCTTCGTCCGCGGCCCCGGTCCTGCCCGGGAACTCGGCCCGAGTCACCAGCACTGA
- a CDS encoding alpha-mannosidase — MLPRTFLTHLIPARVAEATRRLQARIWQPLPDEAAGIAVTTTPVFRDFREAASLKASEFKPVPAGTWNWGPKYAQRWFKVTLPAAPKGDKRTRYLVWNDQAEATAYVDGVPYSGLDIAHPYTPLPVGTREFLVESVCIRSGIWLSGEAAPLDQEGSRYTAPGLAVRDDEVWNAYHDLTVLLDLLECEHRDFQPVIGQAKRFTDPVRFTTPAFRASPLFRRLCTRLDEAVDILDRDGVAAFGKALKKIYADFPAEPGAMKAVLTGHAHIDLVWLWPERVGERKAVHSWSTQTRLLKEYPEFRFGYSQPASYDAVKRISPALHAKVKSLIKAGRWDATGASYVECDTQMPCGEALLRSLRLGQQGFTDLRGNPAKVFWLPDVFGYSGCMPQLLRGLGVEGFFTSKLSWSTVNRFPHTSFRWRGPDGAEITSHIVLLHDYNEAVNLKNIREDAYHHQQAGVHNEFLQPTGYGDGGGGPTEAMLERARRVNNLAGVPQTQWGNIEPFFERLHAIREQLPAVTGELILELHRGVFTTHSSLKSAFRGIERALQIQEAAHVVTGAGPIDDHAWRRATFSHFHDYIPGSSIWEVYHEAIPELEKLSVEALAAATRTLSGNGKAKAVSAKKSAGTASAAAGVFNPLPVARTYIDGDRAYELAPLSGAPLAELSPRALPAPKATATSLASDRVAASFDKAGRVVKLSVDGRDVALATLPGIDSQLAAYPDHPAAFDAWDVDRTTLVTGQEAKPVGKPEVRVTGLTAAVSFNCTVASKSAVRITYSVTAGEPVLRVAYDIDWQDPLMWLKAIFATRYRGREARYGAPFGSALRGQWPGYPREEANWELPGSRWMALMDDAQNEGLALVTESKYGFTVHDGIVGVSLLRSALVTEADHHPKIRETKRPHHSDLGKQHVELALGLFSASAPAADQPAVLADTLYTPAVPYAGAAVSAGLLGVEGAPSLAPSWAEPVEGGWVLRLHETLGRHGTARVRLADGWKAEPVALDGASLGQPQTGGIDLPFTQYKVLSVKISR, encoded by the coding sequence ATGCTCCCGCGCACATTCCTGACCCACCTCATTCCCGCACGCGTCGCCGAGGCCACTCGCCGGCTCCAGGCCCGGATCTGGCAGCCATTGCCGGACGAAGCCGCCGGCATCGCCGTCACCACCACGCCCGTCTTCCGCGATTTTCGTGAAGCCGCCAGCCTGAAAGCCTCCGAATTCAAGCCCGTCCCCGCCGGCACCTGGAACTGGGGACCGAAGTACGCCCAGCGCTGGTTCAAGGTCACTCTCCCCGCTGCCCCGAAAGGCGACAAGCGCACCCGCTACCTCGTCTGGAACGACCAGGCCGAGGCCACCGCCTACGTCGACGGCGTGCCGTACTCCGGCCTCGACATCGCCCATCCGTACACGCCGCTCCCCGTCGGCACCCGCGAATTTCTCGTCGAATCCGTCTGCATCCGCTCCGGCATCTGGCTCTCCGGCGAAGCCGCCCCGCTTGACCAGGAAGGCAGTCGCTACACCGCGCCCGGTCTCGCCGTCCGCGACGACGAAGTCTGGAACGCTTACCACGACCTCACCGTCCTTCTCGACCTCCTCGAATGCGAGCACCGTGATTTCCAGCCCGTCATCGGCCAGGCCAAACGCTTCACCGATCCCGTCCGTTTCACCACGCCCGCCTTCCGCGCCAGTCCGCTCTTCCGCCGCCTCTGCACGCGTCTCGACGAAGCGGTCGATATCCTCGACCGCGACGGCGTCGCCGCCTTCGGCAAGGCGCTGAAAAAAATCTACGCCGACTTCCCCGCCGAGCCCGGCGCGATGAAAGCCGTGCTCACCGGCCACGCGCACATCGACCTCGTGTGGCTCTGGCCCGAACGCGTCGGCGAACGCAAGGCCGTCCATTCCTGGTCCACCCAGACGCGCCTGCTGAAGGAGTATCCGGAATTCCGTTTCGGCTACTCGCAGCCCGCCAGCTACGACGCCGTCAAGCGCATCTCTCCCGCCCTCCACGCCAAGGTCAAATCCCTCATCAAGGCCGGCCGCTGGGACGCCACCGGCGCCAGCTACGTCGAGTGCGACACCCAGATGCCCTGCGGCGAGGCCCTCCTGCGCAGCCTCCGCCTTGGCCAGCAAGGTTTCACCGACCTGCGCGGCAACCCGGCAAAAGTTTTCTGGCTGCCCGACGTTTTCGGATACAGCGGCTGCATGCCGCAACTCCTCCGCGGCCTCGGTGTCGAGGGATTTTTCACCTCCAAGCTCTCCTGGAGCACCGTGAACCGTTTTCCGCACACCAGCTTCCGCTGGCGCGGTCCCGACGGTGCGGAAATCACCTCCCACATCGTCCTCCTCCACGACTACAACGAGGCCGTTAACCTGAAAAACATCCGCGAGGACGCCTACCACCACCAGCAGGCCGGCGTGCACAACGAATTCCTGCAACCCACCGGCTACGGCGACGGCGGCGGCGGCCCCACCGAGGCCATGCTCGAACGCGCCCGCCGCGTGAACAACCTCGCCGGCGTCCCGCAAACGCAGTGGGGCAACATCGAGCCCTTCTTCGAACGCCTCCACGCCATCCGCGAACAACTCCCCGCCGTCACCGGTGAACTCATTCTCGAACTCCATCGCGGTGTCTTCACCACGCACAGCAGCCTCAAGTCCGCCTTCCGCGGCATCGAACGCGCCCTGCAAATCCAGGAAGCCGCCCACGTCGTCACCGGCGCCGGTCCGATCGACGACCACGCCTGGCGCCGCGCCACGTTCTCGCATTTTCACGACTACATCCCCGGCAGTTCGATCTGGGAAGTGTATCACGAGGCGATTCCCGAACTCGAAAAACTCTCCGTCGAGGCCCTCGCCGCTGCCACCCGGACGCTCTCCGGCAACGGCAAGGCCAAAGCTGTCTCCGCAAAAAAATCCGCCGGAACCGCGAGCGCCGCCGCCGGCGTGTTCAATCCCCTGCCCGTCGCCCGCACTTACATCGACGGCGACCGCGCTTACGAACTCGCCCCGCTCTCCGGAGCGCCGCTGGCCGAACTCTCTCCCCGCGCGCTCCCCGCGCCGAAGGCCACCGCCACCTCGCTCGCCAGCGACCGCGTGGCGGCCTCGTTCGACAAGGCCGGCCGCGTCGTGAAACTCTCCGTGGACGGGCGCGATGTCGCCCTGGCCACCCTGCCCGGCATCGATTCGCAACTCGCCGCCTACCCGGATCACCCCGCCGCGTTCGACGCCTGGGATGTGGACCGCACCACGCTCGTCACCGGCCAGGAGGCCAAGCCCGTCGGCAAGCCCGAAGTCAGGGTCACCGGCCTCACCGCCGCGGTTTCCTTCAACTGCACCGTCGCCAGCAAGAGCGCCGTCCGTATCACGTATTCCGTGACGGCCGGCGAACCCGTCCTCCGCGTCGCCTACGACATCGACTGGCAGGATCCGCTCATGTGGCTCAAGGCCATCTTCGCCACCCGCTACCGCGGACGCGAGGCACGCTACGGCGCGCCCTTCGGCAGCGCCCTGCGCGGCCAGTGGCCCGGCTACCCGCGCGAGGAAGCCAACTGGGAACTCCCCGGCAGCCGCTGGATGGCGCTCATGGACGACGCGCAGAACGAGGGACTCGCGCTCGTCACCGAATCGAAATACGGCTTCACCGTTCACGACGGCATCGTCGGCGTCAGCCTCCTGCGCAGCGCGCTCGTCACCGAAGCCGACCACCACCCGAAGATCCGCGAAACGAAGCGCCCTCACCATTCCGATCTCGGCAAGCAGCACGTCGAACTCGCGCTCGGTCTTTTCTCGGCCAGCGCTCCCGCCGCCGACCAGCCGGCGGTCCTCGCCGACACGCTCTACACGCCCGCCGTCCCGTATGCGGGTGCGGCGGTCAGCGCCGGTCTTCTCGGCGTCGAGGGCGCGCCCTCGCTCGCCCCGTCCTGGGCCGAACCGGTCGAGGGCGGCTGGGTGCTGCGCCTGCACGAAACGCTCGGCCGCCACGGCACCGCCCGCGTGCGCCTCGCCGACGGCTGGAAAGCCGAACCGGTGGCGCTCGACGGCGCCAGCCTCGGCCAGCCGCAAACCGGCGGCATCGACCTCCCCTTCACCCAGTACAAGGTGCTCTCGGTCAAGATCAGCCGGTAA
- a CDS encoding phosphodiesterase encodes MRIAVIADTHDHYPPRLPGLLAGADEIWHLGDVCDPSLLTEFEQLGPPLRVILGNNDGWPAWPLTLDLEREGVRFHLVHIPPRRAPAGIHALLHGHTHVPRDETDAAGIRWLNPGCISRPRAGIKSFAWLEVAKGQIINWQLVRV; translated from the coding sequence GTGCGCATCGCTGTCATCGCCGACACTCACGATCACTATCCGCCCAGACTCCCCGGCCTCCTCGCCGGGGCGGACGAGATCTGGCATCTCGGCGATGTCTGCGATCCGTCACTCCTGACCGAATTCGAGCAACTCGGCCCGCCGCTCCGCGTCATCCTCGGCAACAACGACGGCTGGCCCGCCTGGCCGCTCACCCTGGATCTCGAACGCGAGGGAGTGCGATTTCATCTCGTCCATATCCCGCCTCGCCGCGCACCCGCCGGCATCCATGCCCTCCTGCACGGCCATACCCATGTCCCGCGCGACGAAACCGACGCCGCCGGCATCCGCTGGCTCAACCCCGGCTGCATCAGCCGCCCTCGCGCCGGGATCAAGAGCTTCGCATGGCTCGAAGTGGCCAAAGGCCAAATCATCAACTGGCAACTCGTCCGGGTCTAA